In Apus apus isolate bApuApu2 chromosome 27, bApuApu2.pri.cur, whole genome shotgun sequence, the following proteins share a genomic window:
- the HORMAD1 gene encoding HORMA domain-containing protein 1 isoform X1 → MATAQKQRNSVSAVVFPNKIATEQQSLMLVKRLLAVAVSCITYLRGIFPESAYGTRYMDDLCVKILREDKNCPGSTQLVKWMLGCYDALQKKYLRMIVLAVYSHPEDPQTITECYHFKFKYTHNGPLLDFSSKNKRNDSTITCADTKKASLLLIRKIYVLMQNLSPLPNDVCLTMKLFYYDEVTPSDYQPPGFKESECEGMIFEGEPMYLNVGEVPTPFHMLKVKVTTEKQRMENIDQSILKHGETNVPLQVLRGDRDDPEEENQDMNEDPVLDNEVEERNNVNVSEAQEPNLTCEEDEVTKAGRNQSLNVSNPQVDHLASKTSELNMSESRTRSGKIFQASTVYQFEPSSSQDVLPKRRKISEPKEQF, encoded by the exons ATGGCAACTGCTCAGAAGCAAAGGAATAGTGTG AGTGCAGTTGTATTTCCTAACAAAATCGCTACTGAGCAGCAATCCCTGATGCTTGTGAAGAGGCTTCTGGCAGTAGCAGTCTCCTGCATCACTTATCTCAGAGGAATCTTTCCTGAAAGTGCCTATGGAACAAGATACATGGATG ATCTCTGTGTCAAAATTCTGAGGGAAGACAAGAACTGTCCTGGCTCTACTCAGCTGGTGAAATG GATGTTAGGATGCTACGATGCCTTGCAGAAGAAATAC CTAAGAATGATTGTCCTGGCA gtcTACAGCCATCCAGAAGATCCTCAG ACAATTACAGAATGTTACCACTTCAAATTCAAGTACACCCACAATGGGCCACTCCTGGATTTCAGCAG TAAGAATAAAAGGAATGATTCCACCATCACCTGTGCAGACACCAAGAAAGCAAGTTTGCTGCTCATCCGCAAGATTTATGTTCTGATGCAGAACCTGAGCCCGTTACCAAATGATGTTTGCCTGACTATGAAGCTGTTTTATTATGACGAAG TTACACCATCTGATTACCAACCTCCTGGTTTTAAGGAGAGTGAATGTGAGGGGATGATATTTGAAGGGGAGCCAATGTATCTGAATGTGGGTGAAGTGCCAACACCTTTTCATATGCTGAAAGTTAAAGTTACAACTGAAAAGCAACGGATGGAAAATATTGATCAAAGCATCCTGAAGCATGGAGAGACTAATGTGCCTCTGCAGGTGCTCAGAGGGGACAGAGATGATCCAGAGGAAGAGAACCAGGACATGAAT gAAGATCCTGTCTTGGATAATGAAGTGGAAGAGAGGAATAATGTAAATGTTTCAGAAGCTCAAG AACCGAATTTAACTTGTGAAGAAGATGAAGTTACAAAGGCTGGAAGGAACCAGAGTCTGAATGTTTCTAATCCTCAG GTCGATCATTTGGCAAGTAAGACATCTGAACTTAATATGTCAGAGAGCAGGACAAGAAGTGGAAAGATATTTCAAGCCAGCACT
- the HORMAD1 gene encoding HORMA domain-containing protein 1 isoform X3, which translates to MATAQKQRNSVSAVVFPNKIATEQQSLMLVKRLLAVAVSCITYLRGIFPESAYGTRYMDDLCVKILREDKNCPGSTQLVKWMLGCYDALQKKYLRMIVLAVYSHPEDPQTITECYHFKFKYTHNGPLLDFSSKNKRNDSTITCADTKKASLLLIRKIYVLMQNLSPLPNDVCLTMKLFYYDEVTPSDYQPPGFKESECEGMIFEGEPMYLNVGEVPTPFHMLKVKVTTEKQRMENIDQSILKHGETNVPLQVLRGDRDDPEEENQDMNEDPVLDNEVEERNNVNVSEAQEPNLTCEEDEVTKAGRNQSLNVSNPQVYQFEPSSSQDVLPKRRKISEPKEQF; encoded by the exons ATGGCAACTGCTCAGAAGCAAAGGAATAGTGTG AGTGCAGTTGTATTTCCTAACAAAATCGCTACTGAGCAGCAATCCCTGATGCTTGTGAAGAGGCTTCTGGCAGTAGCAGTCTCCTGCATCACTTATCTCAGAGGAATCTTTCCTGAAAGTGCCTATGGAACAAGATACATGGATG ATCTCTGTGTCAAAATTCTGAGGGAAGACAAGAACTGTCCTGGCTCTACTCAGCTGGTGAAATG GATGTTAGGATGCTACGATGCCTTGCAGAAGAAATAC CTAAGAATGATTGTCCTGGCA gtcTACAGCCATCCAGAAGATCCTCAG ACAATTACAGAATGTTACCACTTCAAATTCAAGTACACCCACAATGGGCCACTCCTGGATTTCAGCAG TAAGAATAAAAGGAATGATTCCACCATCACCTGTGCAGACACCAAGAAAGCAAGTTTGCTGCTCATCCGCAAGATTTATGTTCTGATGCAGAACCTGAGCCCGTTACCAAATGATGTTTGCCTGACTATGAAGCTGTTTTATTATGACGAAG TTACACCATCTGATTACCAACCTCCTGGTTTTAAGGAGAGTGAATGTGAGGGGATGATATTTGAAGGGGAGCCAATGTATCTGAATGTGGGTGAAGTGCCAACACCTTTTCATATGCTGAAAGTTAAAGTTACAACTGAAAAGCAACGGATGGAAAATATTGATCAAAGCATCCTGAAGCATGGAGAGACTAATGTGCCTCTGCAGGTGCTCAGAGGGGACAGAGATGATCCAGAGGAAGAGAACCAGGACATGAAT gAAGATCCTGTCTTGGATAATGAAGTGGAAGAGAGGAATAATGTAAATGTTTCAGAAGCTCAAG AACCGAATTTAACTTGTGAAGAAGATGAAGTTACAAAGGCTGGAAGGAACCAGAGTCTGAATGTTTCTAATCCTCAG
- the HORMAD1 gene encoding HORMA domain-containing protein 1 isoform X2 → MATAQKQRNSVSAVVFPNKIATEQQSLMLVKRLLAVAVSCITYLRGIFPESAYGTRYMDDLCVKILREDKNCPGSTQLVKWMLGCYDALQKKYVYSHPEDPQTITECYHFKFKYTHNGPLLDFSSKNKRNDSTITCADTKKASLLLIRKIYVLMQNLSPLPNDVCLTMKLFYYDEVTPSDYQPPGFKESECEGMIFEGEPMYLNVGEVPTPFHMLKVKVTTEKQRMENIDQSILKHGETNVPLQVLRGDRDDPEEENQDMNEDPVLDNEVEERNNVNVSEAQEPNLTCEEDEVTKAGRNQSLNVSNPQVDHLASKTSELNMSESRTRSGKIFQASTVYQFEPSSSQDVLPKRRKISEPKEQF, encoded by the exons ATGGCAACTGCTCAGAAGCAAAGGAATAGTGTG AGTGCAGTTGTATTTCCTAACAAAATCGCTACTGAGCAGCAATCCCTGATGCTTGTGAAGAGGCTTCTGGCAGTAGCAGTCTCCTGCATCACTTATCTCAGAGGAATCTTTCCTGAAAGTGCCTATGGAACAAGATACATGGATG ATCTCTGTGTCAAAATTCTGAGGGAAGACAAGAACTGTCCTGGCTCTACTCAGCTGGTGAAATG GATGTTAGGATGCTACGATGCCTTGCAGAAGAAATAC gtcTACAGCCATCCAGAAGATCCTCAG ACAATTACAGAATGTTACCACTTCAAATTCAAGTACACCCACAATGGGCCACTCCTGGATTTCAGCAG TAAGAATAAAAGGAATGATTCCACCATCACCTGTGCAGACACCAAGAAAGCAAGTTTGCTGCTCATCCGCAAGATTTATGTTCTGATGCAGAACCTGAGCCCGTTACCAAATGATGTTTGCCTGACTATGAAGCTGTTTTATTATGACGAAG TTACACCATCTGATTACCAACCTCCTGGTTTTAAGGAGAGTGAATGTGAGGGGATGATATTTGAAGGGGAGCCAATGTATCTGAATGTGGGTGAAGTGCCAACACCTTTTCATATGCTGAAAGTTAAAGTTACAACTGAAAAGCAACGGATGGAAAATATTGATCAAAGCATCCTGAAGCATGGAGAGACTAATGTGCCTCTGCAGGTGCTCAGAGGGGACAGAGATGATCCAGAGGAAGAGAACCAGGACATGAAT gAAGATCCTGTCTTGGATAATGAAGTGGAAGAGAGGAATAATGTAAATGTTTCAGAAGCTCAAG AACCGAATTTAACTTGTGAAGAAGATGAAGTTACAAAGGCTGGAAGGAACCAGAGTCTGAATGTTTCTAATCCTCAG GTCGATCATTTGGCAAGTAAGACATCTGAACTTAATATGTCAGAGAGCAGGACAAGAAGTGGAAAGATATTTCAAGCCAGCACT